Proteins encoded by one window of Bacteroidota bacterium:
- a CDS encoding superoxide dismutase translates to MAFELPALGYAFNALEPHIDARTMEIHHGKHHQAYVTNLNKATAGTDAENMDIESICKSISKYPMPVRNNGGGHYNHSLFWQLMQPGGSNKPEGALEQAIMKAFGSMDEMKSKFEQAATTRFGSGWAWLLKDDSGNLAISSTPNQDNPLMDVAEVKGTPLLGIDVWEHAYYLHYQNRRPDYIAAWWNVVNWDVVAKRFGD, encoded by the coding sequence ATGGCATTTGAACTTCCCGCTCTTGGATATGCATTTAATGCATTAGAGCCACACATTGATGCACGTACCATGGAGATCCATCATGGCAAACATCACCAAGCATACGTAACTAACCTGAACAAGGCTACTGCCGGCACCGATGCCGAAAACATGGACATAGAAAGTATTTGCAAAAGTATTAGCAAATATCCTATGCCTGTTAGAAATAACGGAGGTGGACATTATAACCACTCCCTTTTTTGGCAATTGATGCAACCTGGCGGCAGCAACAAACCTGAAGGGGCTTTGGAACAAGCCATAATGAAGGCTTTTGGCAGTATGGACGAAATGAAAAGCAAATTTGAACAGGCTGCCACCACACGTTTCGGTAGTGGTTGGGCATGGTTGTTAAAGGATGATAGTGGCAACCTTGCTATTAGCAGCACTCCTAATCAGGACAATCCACTAATGGATGTAGCCGAAGTTAAAGGAACTCCGCTTCTTGGTATTGATGTGTGGGAACATGCATATTACCTGCATTACCAAAACCGCAGGCCCGATTATATTGCCGCCTGGTGGAACGTGGTTAACTGGGATGTAGTTGCTAAGCGATTTGGCGACTAA